One part of the Anaerolineae bacterium genome encodes these proteins:
- a CDS encoding Xylulose kinase — MAEKKYILAHDTGTGGDKAVLTDLRGVVIHSVYQDYGLYYPKPDWVEQDPEELWQTVATTTRKVIQESGIDPAEILGVGISAQMFNTLPVDEHCRPLLPMLSWLDLRSVPQADRLMEGDTPKKLFQYTGNIPTAKDVPPKILWIKEERPDIWERTAYLFDCKEYILFKLTGKVVTDWVGASCYFLFDPHKRTWSKEACDLLGIPLEKLPPALPCTEVIGEVTEEAARLTGLLPGTPVVNAGGDVSAAQSGAGANRVGKAHLCIGTATWVGISADQFRNDPEKPFWGLSHYHPQKWVIAGEMETGGGALMWFRDVFFQAESEQARAEGESTYTLLSKLAGEVPPGSDKLIFLPWLSGERAPVLDHYARGGFIGVQMGHQRAHFTRAVMEGVAYHIRWICEALNRLGFEFDAINAIGGGCRSEVWPQIISDVTGHPLHIVEHPLEAGAMAAALVVAVGMGIYASVDDMDDLIGIRRVVEPNRELQARYTDLYHEYRELYTALAPIYRRMYQIP; from the coding sequence ATGGCAGAAAAGAAATATATCCTGGCACACGATACGGGCACCGGCGGCGATAAGGCGGTGCTGACCGACCTGCGCGGGGTGGTGATTCACTCCGTCTATCAGGACTATGGTTTGTATTACCCGAAACCCGATTGGGTGGAACAAGACCCCGAAGAGCTCTGGCAAACGGTGGCGACGACCACCCGCAAGGTCATTCAGGAATCGGGCATCGATCCAGCCGAAATTTTGGGGGTGGGCATTTCGGCGCAGATGTTCAACACCCTGCCGGTTGATGAGCATTGCCGACCGCTGCTGCCCATGCTGAGCTGGCTGGATTTGCGCAGCGTGCCTCAGGCTGACCGCTTGATGGAAGGCGATACCCCCAAAAAACTCTTTCAATATACCGGCAACATCCCGACCGCCAAAGATGTGCCGCCCAAAATCCTGTGGATTAAAGAAGAGCGTCCGGACATCTGGGAGCGGACAGCTTATCTGTTCGATTGTAAAGAGTACATTCTGTTTAAGTTGACCGGCAAGGTGGTTACCGATTGGGTCGGGGCTTCGTGCTATTTTCTTTTCGATCCGCACAAGCGCACCTGGTCGAAGGAAGCCTGCGATTTGCTGGGCATTCCGCTGGAAAAATTGCCGCCTGCCTTGCCCTGCACAGAAGTCATCGGCGAGGTGACCGAAGAAGCCGCCCGTTTGACCGGTTTGCTGCCCGGCACACCGGTCGTCAACGCCGGCGGGGATGTCTCGGCAGCTCAATCGGGAGCCGGGGCAAATCGCGTTGGCAAAGCCCATCTGTGTATTGGCACAGCGACCTGGGTGGGCATCTCGGCCGACCAGTTCCGCAATGACCCCGAAAAGCCTTTTTGGGGCTTGAGCCACTATCACCCGCAGAAGTGGGTCATCGCCGGCGAGATGGAAACCGGCGGCGGCGCCTTGATGTGGTTCCGCGATGTTTTCTTCCAGGCTGAATCCGAACAAGCGCGTGCCGAAGGGGAATCGACCTATACGCTCCTGAGCAAACTGGCTGGCGAAGTGCCGCCCGGTTCGGATAAGCTGATTTTCCTGCCCTGGCTCTCCGGCGAGCGGGCGCCGGTGCTCGACCATTACGCGCGAGGCGGCTTCATTGGGGTGCAGATGGGGCATCAACGCGCCCACTTCACCCGCGCCGTGATGGAAGGGGTTGCCTATCATATCCGCTGGATTTGCGAAGCCTTAAACAGATTGGGCTTTGAATTCGATGCCATTAATGCCATCGGCGGCGGTTGCCGCAGTGAGGTCTGGCCGCAGATTATCAGCGATGTCACCGGTCACCCCTTGCACATCGTCGAGCATCCTCTGGAAGCCGGAGCGATGGCAGCTGCCCTGGTGGTCGCCGTGGGCATGGGCATTTACGCCAGTGTGGATGATATGGATGATCTGATCGGCATTCGGCGCGTGGTTGAGCCGAATCGGGAGTTGCAGGCGCGCTATACCGATCTGTATCATGAGTATCGCGAGCTCTACACCGCCCTGGCGCCGATTTACCGCCGCATGTACCAGATTCCATGA
- a CDS encoding putative Amino acid transporter yields MAQAETTISGDRRLYARKSSGLVRTIGVFGAMVFGVHCISLSSSGLIPYSWVAGVWPGSSIIGVLTVAMILCLFHAYTYAAIGATMPRSAADYTLASRTLSAPLAFAASWTLVIFSAMVAGALIAWIPSSALPTLMQTMGIVFNNQGFLDFAAWSQSATGIIVIGTICTIITFVTMILPTRTILRILEVGFFLGLLAWVVIYFQLGTAAPDAFPAAWDKFMGAGSYASRIELAKQNGMVINPNVAVMTLAGLIMGFWIFYGYYIPTFFAGEVKQAETTLIAGAGLR; encoded by the coding sequence ATGGCACAAGCTGAAACAACCATCAGCGGTGATCGCCGCCTGTATGCCCGCAAAAGCTCCGGGCTGGTGCGCACCATCGGTGTCTTTGGTGCCATGGTGTTCGGTGTTCACTGTATCAGCCTGTCCTCATCCGGCTTGATCCCCTATTCGTGGGTGGCGGGCGTCTGGCCGGGCAGCAGTATCATCGGCGTTTTGACGGTGGCGATGATCCTCTGCTTATTCCACGCCTATACCTACGCTGCCATTGGGGCAACCATGCCGCGTTCTGCTGCGGACTACACCCTCGCCAGCCGCACCCTGAGCGCCCCCCTGGCCTTTGCCGCAAGCTGGACGCTGGTCATCTTCAGCGCAATGGTCGCCGGCGCGCTGATCGCCTGGATCCCCAGCAGCGCCCTGCCGACCTTGATGCAGACCATGGGCATTGTGTTTAATAACCAGGGCTTTTTGGACTTTGCAGCCTGGTCGCAATCCGCCACCGGCATCATTGTGATCGGCACCATCTGCACCATTATCACCTTCGTGACGATGATCCTGCCCACCCGCACCATCTTGCGCATTCTGGAGGTCGGTTTCTTCCTCGGCTTGCTTGCCTGGGTAGTGATCTACTTCCAGCTTGGCACGGCTGCACCGGATGCTTTTCCAGCCGCCTGGGATAAGTTTATGGGCGCCGGCAGTTATGCCAGCCGCATCGAGCTTGCCAAACAGAACGGCATGGTCATCAATCCCAATGTCGCCGTAATGACTCTGGCCGGTCTCATCATGGGCTTCTGGATTTTCTACGGCTACTACATTCCCACCTTCTTTGCCGGCGAAGTCAAACAGGCTGAAACAACCCTGATTGCCGGAGCTGGTCTTCGTTGA
- a CDS encoding putative transcriptional regulator of N-Acetylglucosamine utilization, GntR family produces MTSGLNKPLYVQIQEHIAELILSGKLPPESKLQSEREFSEELGVSRMTVRKALTELVSEGLLERRHGSGTYVARPRVTYESHELINNLKAMRDRNLATASQLLEFSEVVASRRLAEQLEVEIGHPLYRVVILRFANRVPVILERAFFPCSRCPNLEEWDLEKTPIFDLLVGVYGANLQRISQTVEAVAANDVVAKQLRVEEGFPLLMLSRVLYNAATGKPIEYSQDFLRSDFARIHMEVTLEAPVSEVQPVERSVSEVPSQASK; encoded by the coding sequence GTGACCAGCGGACTGAATAAACCGCTCTACGTCCAAATTCAGGAACACATTGCCGAGTTAATCCTCTCTGGCAAATTGCCTCCTGAGAGCAAGCTGCAATCCGAACGCGAGTTCAGCGAAGAACTGGGCGTCAGTCGCATGACGGTGCGCAAAGCTCTGACCGAACTGGTCAGCGAAGGTCTGTTGGAGCGCCGCCATGGTTCCGGCACCTATGTCGCCAGGCCGCGCGTTACCTACGAATCTCACGAATTGATCAACAACCTCAAAGCCATGCGCGACCGCAATCTGGCAACTGCCAGTCAGTTGCTCGAATTCAGTGAAGTGGTTGCCAGTCGCCGTCTCGCCGAGCAACTCGAAGTCGAGATTGGGCACCCTCTCTATCGGGTGGTGATCCTGCGTTTTGCCAACCGCGTTCCAGTTATCCTGGAACGCGCTTTTTTTCCCTGTTCCCGCTGCCCCAACCTGGAAGAATGGGATCTGGAAAAAACGCCCATTTTCGATTTGCTGGTGGGCGTTTATGGCGCAAACCTGCAACGCATTTCTCAAACGGTGGAAGCTGTGGCGGCCAACGATGTTGTTGCGAAACAACTTCGCGTTGAGGAAGGTTTTCCCTTATTGATGCTCTCACGCGTTCTGTATAACGCTGCCACTGGCAAACCCATTGAGTATTCGCAGGATTTCTTGCGCAGTGATTTTGCTCGCATCCACATGGAGGTTACCCTCGAAGCGCCTGTCTCAGAGGTTCAACCGGTCGAGCGTTCCGTTTCTGAGGTGCCGTCGCAGGCTTCGAAATAG
- a CDS encoding Ribosomal-protein-S18p-alanine acetyltransferase produces MSLSLPKPSSPSLEGEIVIRPMRVEDLGIVHQIDCLSFSLPWPANAFRYELMENKNSRLWVAEFVGGENMTWVVGAIVVWLVVDEAHIATLAVHPDYRRRGIATQLLQTALQECARLGMRTATLEVRAGNLAAQNLYRRFGFEVVGRRRAYYQDNHEDALIMTLSHLQTP; encoded by the coding sequence ATGAGCCTATCCCTGCCTAAACCTTCCTCTCCCTCCCTGGAGGGCGAAATTGTCATCCGTCCCATGCGGGTCGAAGATTTGGGGATTGTCCACCAAATCGATTGCCTGTCGTTCAGTTTACCCTGGCCGGCAAACGCTTTTCGCTACGAACTGATGGAAAATAAAAATTCGCGCCTGTGGGTTGCCGAGTTTGTAGGAGGCGAAAATATGACGTGGGTTGTGGGGGCAATTGTCGTCTGGTTGGTCGTCGATGAAGCACATATTGCCACCCTTGCCGTTCATCCCGACTACCGCCGCCGTGGCATTGCCACCCAATTGCTCCAAACCGCGTTGCAAGAATGCGCTCGGCTGGGGATGCGCACAGCCACTTTGGAAGTGCGGGCCGGCAATTTAGCTGCCCAAAACCTCTATCGGCGCTTTGGTTTCGAGGTGGTCGGTCGCCGCCGCGCCTACTATCAAGACAACCACGAAGATGCCTTGATTATGACTTTGAGCCATCTTCAAACCCCTTAG
- a CDS encoding TsaB protein, required for threonylcarbamoyladenosine (t(6)A) formation in tRNA, giving the protein MRNPPPLLLALDTSTHWVSLALYDGASLLAEHTWRSNDYHTVELAPMVNQALQRLGLTARHLTCVTVAIGPGSFTALRVGIALAKGLAIGGRMALVGVPTLDILATAQPALNLPMIAALRAGRGRFALRRYAFQEMTWQAQGDYQILTLEQLTEAIEQPTWVCGEFEAAERQALSANPRVQLASPWLCLRRAGRLAELGWALWQAGKLADPTTLAPIYLHYHEPIPA; this is encoded by the coding sequence ATGCGTAACCCACCTCCTCTCCTGCTTGCCTTAGACACCTCGACCCATTGGGTGAGCCTCGCCCTGTACGATGGGGCAAGCCTTCTGGCTGAACATACCTGGCGGAGCAACGATTATCATACGGTCGAGCTGGCGCCAATGGTGAATCAAGCCTTGCAGCGTCTGGGTTTGACGGCTCGCCACCTGACCTGTGTGACAGTAGCCATTGGTCCGGGCTCTTTCACCGCCTTACGCGTGGGCATTGCCCTCGCCAAGGGGCTTGCTATTGGCGGGCGGATGGCGCTGGTGGGTGTGCCTACTCTGGATATTCTGGCAACCGCCCAGCCTGCTTTGAACCTGCCCATGATCGCCGCTCTGCGCGCCGGGCGAGGAAGATTTGCCCTGCGGCGCTATGCGTTTCAAGAGATGACATGGCAGGCGCAGGGCGATTATCAAATCCTGACCCTCGAACAATTGACAGAGGCGATTGAGCAACCCACCTGGGTGTGCGGTGAGTTCGAGGCTGCTGAACGGCAGGCGCTCTCTGCCAATCCCAGGGTTCAACTGGCCTCTCCCTGGCTGTGCTTGCGCCGCGCCGGCCGCTTAGCCGAACTCGGCTGGGCACTCTGGCAAGCCGGCAAGCTTGCCGATCCAACGACTCTTGCCCCGATTTATCTCCATTACCATGAGCCTATCCCTGCCTAA
- a CDS encoding TsaE protein, required for threonylcarbamoyladenosine t(6)A37 formation in tRNA, with the protein MEFISRSPEQTRRLGVRVGALLQSGDLLCLSGELGSGKTTLVQGIAAGWGSADLANSPTFVLVNVYRHPEGRNLYHLDAYRLSSAAEAEDLDLQAMLESGPLVVEWAERIQAALPAANLWVTLRWVDDEQRDMVFKANGERYLQLLTELRRQIYGVP; encoded by the coding sequence ATGGAATTCATCAGCCGCAGCCCCGAACAGACGCGCCGCCTGGGGGTGCGGGTGGGGGCGTTGTTGCAGAGCGGGGATTTGCTCTGTCTGAGTGGAGAGTTGGGCAGCGGTAAGACCACCCTGGTGCAGGGGATTGCAGCCGGCTGGGGTTCTGCCGATCTGGCAAACAGCCCGACCTTTGTGCTGGTGAATGTCTATCGCCATCCAGAAGGCAGAAACCTGTATCACCTGGACGCCTATCGCCTCAGTAGCGCCGCCGAAGCGGAAGATTTAGACCTCCAGGCAATGTTGGAAAGCGGTCCGTTGGTGGTGGAGTGGGCAGAGCGCATTCAAGCAGCTCTACCGGCCGCCAATCTGTGGGTCACCCTGCGCTGGGTGGATGACGAACAGCGCGATATGGTCTTCAAGGCAAACGGTGAGCGCTACCTACAGTTGCTCACCGAACTGCGTCGCCAGATCTATGGAGTGCCTTAA
- a CDS encoding ATP-dependent DNA helicase UvrD/PcrA, giving the protein MDFLKGLNPQQQQAVLASNGPILVMAGPGSGKTRVLTQRVAYLIGALGVPPYSILAVTFTNKAAREMEGRILRLLGEKQARGLTLGTFHATCARILRREARHLPFDANFVIYDTDDQLSLMRQVLADLNLDEKRYRPQAVHALISYAKNELLMPDNFPVRDYRDEVVARIYRRYQELLLASNALDFDDLLLYTVYLMEQVPEAKERYARLFEHILVDEFQDTNQAQYVLVRHLSSYHRNLFVVGDIDQSIYRWRGADYRNVLRFEQDFPDAQVILLEQNYRSTQAILDVAMAVIESHPYRTAKQLFTERGRGEQVKVIEARDDTHEAQWVVETIAGLIKHKQVSPGEIAIMYRTNAQSRLLEEAFLQHGLRYRLVGAQRFYGRREIKDLIAYLRIIHNPADEVSLLRVLNTPPRGIGNKTVLALRAYAQQHKLSSGQAILAIAAEPESAVSELFPQRAVITVARFGDLLAGWRSQMAQLTPLQLLDQVLSDIDYRAYLDDGTDEGQDRWENVMELRRLAAEFDQAGLEAFLERVALVSDQDTLAEGNDAPTLLTLHAAKGLEFGVVFIVGLNEGSLPHARSLEDSEALHEERRLFYVGITRAKDYLYLVYSQTRSSYGYAEPQAPSRFLEDIPPRLVEFQSLATEQGGFARSRFEEKLQKAFAPASLPIIEKRFSPGNRVRHPIWGEGMVLNSTLKDSDEVVDVYFESVGLKRVSASIGKLEIIA; this is encoded by the coding sequence ATGGATTTCCTGAAAGGTCTCAACCCCCAGCAACAGCAGGCGGTACTGGCAAGCAACGGGCCAATCCTGGTGATGGCAGGACCGGGCTCGGGGAAGACGCGCGTCCTCACCCAGCGCGTGGCTTACCTGATCGGCGCTTTGGGCGTGCCTCCGTACTCGATCCTTGCCGTTACCTTCACGAACAAAGCCGCCCGCGAGATGGAAGGGCGCATCCTGCGCCTTCTCGGAGAGAAGCAGGCGCGTGGCCTGACCCTGGGAACCTTTCATGCCACCTGCGCCCGCATCCTGCGCCGTGAAGCGCGTCACCTGCCTTTCGACGCCAACTTTGTGATCTACGACACCGACGACCAGCTAAGCCTGATGCGTCAGGTGCTGGCAGACCTCAACCTGGATGAGAAGCGCTATCGTCCGCAGGCTGTTCATGCCCTGATTTCCTACGCCAAGAATGAACTGTTGATGCCGGATAATTTCCCGGTGCGCGACTATCGCGATGAGGTGGTGGCGCGCATTTACCGCCGTTATCAAGAGCTCCTGCTCGCCAGCAATGCTCTGGATTTCGATGACCTGCTGCTCTACACCGTCTATCTGATGGAGCAGGTTCCCGAAGCCAAAGAGCGTTACGCCCGTCTGTTTGAACATATTCTGGTAGATGAGTTTCAGGATACCAATCAGGCTCAATACGTCCTGGTGCGCCATCTGAGCTCCTATCATCGCAATTTGTTTGTGGTCGGCGATATAGACCAATCCATCTATCGCTGGCGCGGCGCAGATTATCGCAATGTGTTGCGCTTTGAGCAGGATTTTCCCGATGCCCAGGTCATCTTGTTGGAGCAGAATTATCGCTCCACACAGGCAATCCTGGATGTCGCCATGGCGGTTATTGAGTCCCATCCCTATCGCACCGCCAAGCAGTTGTTCACCGAACGCGGCCGCGGTGAGCAGGTCAAAGTCATCGAAGCTCGCGATGACACCCATGAAGCTCAGTGGGTGGTGGAGACCATTGCCGGGCTGATCAAACACAAGCAGGTTTCGCCAGGTGAAATTGCCATTATGTACCGTACCAACGCTCAATCCCGCCTGCTGGAAGAAGCCTTCCTGCAACATGGGCTGCGCTACCGCCTGGTGGGTGCGCAACGTTTCTACGGCCGCCGTGAGATCAAGGACCTGATCGCCTATCTGCGGATTATCCACAACCCGGCTGACGAGGTGAGCCTGTTGCGCGTTTTGAACACCCCGCCGCGCGGCATTGGCAATAAGACCGTGCTTGCCCTGCGTGCCTATGCCCAACAGCACAAACTGAGCAGTGGTCAGGCAATCCTTGCCATCGCCGCAGAACCGGAGAGCGCCGTTTCGGAGCTCTTTCCTCAGCGCGCGGTCATCACGGTTGCCCGCTTTGGCGATCTGTTGGCAGGCTGGCGCTCTCAAATGGCGCAGCTCACCCCCTTACAATTGCTGGATCAGGTCCTGAGCGATATTGACTATCGAGCTTACCTGGATGACGGGACAGACGAAGGGCAGGACCGCTGGGAGAACGTGATGGAATTGCGCCGTCTTGCAGCCGAGTTCGACCAGGCTGGACTGGAAGCTTTCCTGGAGAGGGTGGCGCTGGTCTCCGATCAGGATACCCTCGCCGAAGGCAATGATGCTCCTACTTTGCTCACCCTGCACGCTGCCAAGGGCTTAGAGTTTGGCGTGGTTTTCATTGTTGGCTTGAACGAGGGCAGTCTGCCCCATGCCCGTTCGCTGGAGGATAGCGAAGCCCTCCACGAAGAACGGCGCTTGTTTTATGTCGGTATCACGCGCGCCAAAGACTACCTTTATCTGGTTTATTCCCAAACGCGCAGTTCTTACGGTTATGCCGAACCTCAAGCCCCCTCGCGCTTTCTGGAGGATATTCCGCCTCGCCTGGTGGAGTTTCAATCGTTAGCCACCGAACAGGGAGGGTTTGCCAGAAGTCGCTTTGAGGAGAAGTTGCAAAAGGCATTCGCTCCAGCCTCCCTGCCGATCATCGAAAAGCGCTTCTCGCCGGGCAACCGCGTCCGCCATCCGATCTGGGGAGAAGGGATGGTCTTGAACAGCACATTGAAGGATAGCGATGAAGTGGTAGATGTCTATTTCGAGTCGGTCGGGCTGAAACGCGTTTCGGCTTCGATCGGCAAACTGGAAATCATCGCTTAA
- a CDS encoding Permease codes for MFASLAVTVQRAVIDYRGKVSAFQPNARFFLLHIVISGAAMGVFRLLFNFFVLSLGYDEALLGNLVTASSLVALLAALPMGYTADWLGRKRSLLVATFLEALAILLMVAFPSAGVFLAMSALSGLGQSLAAVTVAPFLMENSSAEERTYLFSISSGLQMTMASVGNWIGGYLPGWLAVSLQSEATSPRAYGAALLMIGSVLLLSLLPLAAIKAASAIRVERTFFAPFATFRQQPALLGRLIAPMFVTSIGAGLIMPFMNVFYRQVYHQSDPVIGALFAWGSLWMGVGLLLAPPLADRWGKMNLVIGSQALSIPFLILMGFAPQFWLSALAYYIRLALMNMSSPVYQAFVMERVEPSARATVSSLVSMSWNFGWAFSPTISGWLQVRYGFAPPFIGTILLYCLSIYLYWAFFGRTEAGA; via the coding sequence GTGTTTGCCTCATTAGCGGTCACCGTGCAGCGCGCCGTAATCGATTATCGCGGCAAAGTGAGCGCCTTTCAACCCAATGCCCGCTTTTTCTTGCTCCATATCGTCATCAGCGGCGCTGCCATGGGCGTGTTTCGCCTGCTGTTCAACTTCTTTGTCTTGAGTTTGGGCTACGATGAAGCCCTCCTGGGCAATCTGGTGACCGCCAGCAGTCTGGTGGCGTTGCTGGCGGCTTTGCCAATGGGCTACACCGCCGATTGGCTGGGCAGAAAACGTTCGCTGTTGGTCGCAACCTTTTTGGAGGCGCTTGCTATCCTGTTGATGGTGGCTTTTCCGAGCGCCGGTGTCTTCCTTGCCATGAGCGCCCTTTCCGGGTTGGGGCAGAGTCTGGCTGCGGTGACCGTGGCGCCTTTCCTGATGGAAAACTCTTCTGCCGAGGAACGCACCTATCTGTTCAGCATCAGTTCCGGCTTACAGATGACGATGGCATCGGTGGGCAACTGGATTGGCGGTTACCTGCCGGGCTGGCTGGCAGTCTCCTTGCAGAGCGAGGCAACCAGCCCCAGAGCTTACGGGGCAGCCCTGCTGATGATCGGCAGTGTGTTATTGCTCTCGTTGCTACCCCTGGCAGCGATTAAAGCCGCTTCCGCCATACGCGTCGAGCGCACCTTTTTTGCTCCTTTTGCTACCTTTCGCCAACAACCTGCCCTGCTGGGGCGCCTGATCGCCCCGATGTTTGTGACCTCCATCGGCGCGGGCTTGATTATGCCCTTTATGAACGTCTTTTATCGGCAGGTTTATCACCAGAGCGATCCGGTCATCGGGGCGTTGTTTGCCTGGGGTTCCTTGTGGATGGGGGTTGGCTTGTTACTGGCGCCGCCTCTGGCAGACCGCTGGGGCAAGATGAATCTGGTCATCGGCTCGCAGGCGCTTTCGATCCCCTTCCTGATCCTGATGGGCTTTGCGCCGCAGTTCTGGCTGAGCGCGCTGGCTTATTATATCCGCCTGGCTTTGATGAACATGAGCAGCCCGGTCTATCAGGCTTTTGTGATGGAGCGCGTTGAACCTTCGGCACGGGCGACCGTCTCCAGCCTGGTGAGCATGTCCTGGAACTTTGGCTGGGCGTTTAGCCCGACCATCAGCGGCTGGCTGCAGGTGCGTTATGGCTTTGCCCCGCCGTTCATCGGCACCATTTTGCTCTATTGCCTCTCGATCTACCTCTATTGGGCTTTCTTCGGGCGGACAGAAGCAGGCGCCTGA
- a CDS encoding Branched-chain amino acid transport ATP-binding protein LivF: protein MEALKGVSLEIQQGDIVAVLGANGAGKTTLLKVISGLVPIKSGVVRLMGQDLSKYPPHQLASLGMAHIPEGRRVFATLTVEENLNIGTWGVRHKVSERQIQDTKEWIFSLFPILKQRRKQLAGTLSGGEQQMLAIGRGLISKPKILLLDEPSLGLAPILVQEIFRVIKQIHEEEKVSILLVEQNARKALSIANYGYILETGKIAIHGVAAELRENEHVKAAYLGGARLQTR, encoded by the coding sequence GTGGAGGCGCTGAAAGGCGTTTCGCTTGAAATTCAACAAGGCGATATCGTGGCTGTGTTGGGCGCCAATGGGGCGGGAAAGACCACCCTGTTGAAGGTGATTTCGGGCCTGGTGCCGATTAAGAGTGGCGTGGTGCGTTTGATGGGACAGGATTTGAGCAAGTATCCGCCTCATCAACTGGCATCCCTGGGCATGGCACACATCCCCGAAGGGCGGCGGGTCTTCGCTACCCTGACCGTAGAAGAGAACCTGAACATTGGCACCTGGGGGGTGCGCCACAAAGTGAGCGAACGCCAGATACAAGACACCAAAGAATGGATTTTCAGCCTGTTCCCCATCCTGAAACAACGGCGCAAACAACTGGCCGGTACGCTTTCGGGTGGTGAACAGCAAATGCTCGCCATCGGGCGGGGGTTGATCTCGAAACCCAAAATTTTGCTGCTCGATGAGCCATCCCTGGGGTTGGCGCCGATTCTGGTGCAGGAGATCTTTCGCGTCATCAAACAGATTCACGAAGAGGAGAAGGTCTCCATTTTGTTGGTCGAGCAGAACGCCCGCAAAGCGCTTTCGATCGCCAATTACGGCTATATCCTGGAGACAGGTAAGATTGCCATTCACGGCGTGGCAGCCGAGTTGCGCGAAAACGAACACGTCAAAGCAGCCTATCTGGGCGGCGCCCGCTTGCAAACCCGCTAA